The Falco cherrug isolate bFalChe1 chromosome 6, bFalChe1.pri, whole genome shotgun sequence genome window below encodes:
- the GGPS1 gene encoding geranylgeranyl pyrophosphate synthase isoform X1, translating into MDGMDETSKRILEPYQYLLQLPGKQVRTKLSQAFNHWLNVPEDKIQVIIEVTEMLHNASLLVDDIEDNSKLRRGFPVAHSIYGIPSVINCANYVYFLGLEKVLTLDHPDAVKVFTRQLLELHKGQGLDIYWRDTYTCPTEAEYKAMVLQKTGGLFGLAVGLMQLFSNYKKDLKPLLNTLGLFFQIRDDYANLHSKEYSENKSFCEDLTEGKFSFPTIHAIWSRPESTQVQNILRQRTENIDIKKYCVHYLENVGSFEYTRNTLKELESEAYKQIESLGGNPELVALVEQLSKMFRETEN; encoded by the exons gTAAGCAAGTGAGAACCAAACTGTCACAGGCCTTTAATCACTGGCTGAATGTTCCAGAAGATAAAATACAG GTTATCATTGAAGTGACAGAGATGTTGCACAATGCAAGCCTACTTGTGGATGATATCGAAGATAACTCAAAGCTACGACGGGGCTTTCCAGTGGCACACAGTATCTATGGAATTCCATCTGTAATCAACTGTGCTAATTATGTGTATTTTCTTGGCTTAGAGAAGGTTTTAACCCTTGATCATCCAGATGCTGTTAAAGTTTTTACCCGTCAACTTCTGGAACTCCATAAAGGTCAAGGCTTGGATATTTACTGGAGGGATACTTACACCTGTCCTACAGAAGCTGAGTATAAAGCTATGGTACTGCAAAAGACAGGTGGTCTCTTTGGATTAGCTGTAGGCCTCATGCAGCTGTTctcaaattacaaaaaagaCTTAAAGCCACTTCTTAACACACTTGGCCTCTTCTTCCAAATAAGAGATGACTACGCCAACTTACACTCCAAAGAATATAGCGAAAACAAGAGTTTTTGTGAAGACTTAACTGAGGGCAAGTTCTCATTCCCAACCATTCATGCAATTTGGTCAAGGCCTGAAAGTACTCAGGTGCAAAACATTTTACGTCAAAGGACGGAGAACATAGATATAAAAAAGTACTGTGTACATTACCTTGAGAATGTGGGTTCATTTGAGTACACTCGGAATACATTGAAAGAGCTTGAATCTGAAGCCTATAAGCAAATTGAATCACTTGGGGGAAACCCTGAGCTTGTGGCACTAGTTGAACAGCTGAGCAAAATgttcagagaaactgaaaattga
- the GGPS1 gene encoding geranylgeranyl pyrophosphate synthase isoform X2, whose amino-acid sequence MLHNASLLVDDIEDNSKLRRGFPVAHSIYGIPSVINCANYVYFLGLEKVLTLDHPDAVKVFTRQLLELHKGQGLDIYWRDTYTCPTEAEYKAMVLQKTGGLFGLAVGLMQLFSNYKKDLKPLLNTLGLFFQIRDDYANLHSKEYSENKSFCEDLTEGKFSFPTIHAIWSRPESTQVQNILRQRTENIDIKKYCVHYLENVGSFEYTRNTLKELESEAYKQIESLGGNPELVALVEQLSKMFRETEN is encoded by the coding sequence ATGTTGCACAATGCAAGCCTACTTGTGGATGATATCGAAGATAACTCAAAGCTACGACGGGGCTTTCCAGTGGCACACAGTATCTATGGAATTCCATCTGTAATCAACTGTGCTAATTATGTGTATTTTCTTGGCTTAGAGAAGGTTTTAACCCTTGATCATCCAGATGCTGTTAAAGTTTTTACCCGTCAACTTCTGGAACTCCATAAAGGTCAAGGCTTGGATATTTACTGGAGGGATACTTACACCTGTCCTACAGAAGCTGAGTATAAAGCTATGGTACTGCAAAAGACAGGTGGTCTCTTTGGATTAGCTGTAGGCCTCATGCAGCTGTTctcaaattacaaaaaagaCTTAAAGCCACTTCTTAACACACTTGGCCTCTTCTTCCAAATAAGAGATGACTACGCCAACTTACACTCCAAAGAATATAGCGAAAACAAGAGTTTTTGTGAAGACTTAACTGAGGGCAAGTTCTCATTCCCAACCATTCATGCAATTTGGTCAAGGCCTGAAAGTACTCAGGTGCAAAACATTTTACGTCAAAGGACGGAGAACATAGATATAAAAAAGTACTGTGTACATTACCTTGAGAATGTGGGTTCATTTGAGTACACTCGGAATACATTGAAAGAGCTTGAATCTGAAGCCTATAAGCAAATTGAATCACTTGGGGGAAACCCTGAGCTTGTGGCACTAGTTGAACAGCTGAGCAAAATgttcagagaaactgaaaattga